Proteins found in one Neodiprion lecontei isolate iyNeoLeco1 chromosome 6, iyNeoLeco1.1, whole genome shotgun sequence genomic segment:
- the LOC107223049 gene encoding immediate early response 3-interacting protein 1 encodes MAFTLWTLFEATLLCLNAVCVLHEERFLVKMGWSAQQNIQGFGEPPTIRSQLLNLVRSIRTVARFPLIFLNILTIVVKLVLG; translated from the exons ATGGCGTTCACGTTATGGACCTTGTTCGAAGCAACGCTGCTGTGTTTAAACGCGGTATGTGTTTTACACGAGGAGCGGTTTCTCGTCAAAA TGGGATGGAGCGCGCAACAAAATATTCAAGGATTCGGTGAGCCGCCAACAATTAGATCCCAATTGTTGAATCTCGTTCGTTCCATCAGAACTGTAGCAAGGT TTCCActgatatttttgaatattttaacaATAGTCGTCAAACTCGTGCTGGGATGA